A single window of Gambusia affinis linkage group LG18, SWU_Gaff_1.0, whole genome shotgun sequence DNA harbors:
- the LOC122820800 gene encoding F-box only protein 41-like isoform X1 — protein MVNESESLIIWRDVAVQPPGQTLLYSCSSMHADAALPARPSAWKPPRRRAVVPAGTHSGLRTPSILSDPSLINTSSSESLTQFSSGSRSRCSSVIMSSSSSSSSSPLPYFCPRCGDRNRFPSVVELRAHLVSRHTYETLLVLSQARGSGPALLPLPGPAATQSEASPLNMEAQGFPLPLACLDLASSSASVQLLRGIFGPPDRVRPGQEPCTALARPGSLVPGASGVLDFRLTVDIGLEERLGLGLDRKIARTFAEVEEKVNRRVGRLRAELQRKKAELERKRRERERLWREKKEVEEKAAYLSRQVSVAMEMMERLKTNLAEKERELSERHQEMADIELFLRRTAEKEAEAKSRLQVFIEALLERADRAERQLLLLSNNHVTHSRFEYGEPYSPSEVYSPEPGRAGRSLDGSTDDIITYKMQESLGNRRSYSVSSSYRLGEPTHNQYHYSGLSDQMRTLSLGSGGWDCEGGLVHFHPSHCAAHWTAPDREGFRRRERVWVGEEGWGRTWSKRNIRHHSTEEEEEEEEEEGLWSSGEMRRLILARKYTPGSDTPSSIGSTPSRCHANRTPGADTLRMRAGLFCVFPYLDVRSLLLAAEVCCDWRFVARHPAVWTRLRLENARVSAEFLQTLSQWCTQTQIVILNNLKPRSRRSDETREDYHKNTRSEGVLCLRGSVEPGVEALLRSAGGSLLHLSVSQCPHILTDRTLWMASCYCRNLQTLTYRSSSDPVGQEVLWALGAGCRNICSLQVAPAHPSQQPTRFGNRCLQTIGRCWPHLRCLSVGGAGCNTQGLVTVVRSCTHLQVLELERIPDLSLQVATELCRAGLKSLQTLILTHTPVSGQAILHFHGVCSNIRSIVVDVSVSDYFEEPDTQEAKHLFGEILSTLKVLQTRPGLCDALQVKAEGFS, from the exons ATGGTGAATGAAAGTGAATCTCTGATTATCTGGAGGGATGTGGCGGTTCAGCCTCCGGGCCAGACGCTCCTTTATTCCTGCTCATCCATGCATGCTGACGCTGCTCTGCCCGCGCGGCCATCAGCGTGGAAGCCGCCGCGCCGCCGCGCCGTGGTCCCGGCAGGAACCCACTCGGGCCTCAGAACCCCCAGCATCCTCTCTGATCCGTCACTAATCAATACCAGCAGCTCGGAGAGCCTGACCCAGTTTTCCTCCGGCTCCAGGTCCCGCTGCTCCTCGGTGATCatgtcttcttcctcctcctcctcttcctcgccgcTGCCCTACTTCTGCCCCCGCTGCGGCGACCGGAACCGCTTCCCGTCTGTGGTTGAGCTCCGGGCTCACCTGGTCAGCAGACACACCTACGAGACCCTGCTGGTGCTGTCGCAG GCCCGGGGTTCTGGACCGGCTCTCCTGCCTCTTCCTGGACCAGCAGCGACCCAAAGCGAAGCGTCTCCTCTGAACATGGAGGCTCAGGGTTTCCCTCTGCCGCTGGCCTGCCTGGACCTCGCCTCCTCCTCGGCCTCCGTCCAGCTGCTCCGGGGAATCTTCGGCCCACCGGACCGGGTCCGGCCCGGGCAGGAGCCCTGCACCGCTCTGGCCCGGCCCGGCTCTCTGGTTCCGGGGGCTTCGGGCGTCCTGGACTTCAGGCTGACGGTGGACATCGGCCTGGAGGAGCGGCTGGGTTTGGGACTGGACCGGAAAATCGCCCGGACGTTTGcagaggtggaggagaaggTGAACCGGCGCGTCGGGCGGCTGAGGGCGGAGCTACAGAGGAAGAAGGCGGAGcttgagaggaagaggagagagagggagagactgtggagggagaagaaggaggtggaggagaaggCGGCGTACCTGTCCAGACAG GTGTCGGTCGCCATGGAGATGATGGAGCGTCTGAAGACGAACctggcagagaaagagagagagctgaGTGAGCGACACCA GGAGATGGCGGACATCGAGCTTTTTCTGAGACGGACGGCAGAAAAAGAAGCTGAGGCCAAATCCAGACTGCAG GTTTTCATCGAGGCGCTGCTGGAGCGAGCGGACCGGGCAGAAcgccagctgctgctgctcagcaaCAACCACGTCACTCACAGCAGGTTCGAATACGGCGAGCCGTACTCGCCCTCCGAGGTTTACTCACCTGAACCCGGACGGGCCGGACGCAGCCTGGACGGCAGCACCGATGACATCATCACCTACAAGATGCAGGAAAGCCTCGGCAACAGG AGGAGCTACAGCGTCTCCAGTTCCTACAGACTGGGAGAGCCGACACACAACCAGTATCATTACAG cgGCCTGAGTGACCAGATGCGGACTTTGTCTCTGGGCTCGGGGGGCTGGGACTGTGAGGGAGGACTGGTCCACTTCCACCCGTCTCACTGCGCTGCACACTGGACCGCACCGGACAGAGAGGGATTCAGGCGGAGGGAGAGAGTCTG GGTCGGTGAGGAAGGATGGGGAAGAACCTGGAGCAAAAGAAACATTCGACACCACAgcactgaggaagaggaggaggaggaagaggaggaaggccTGTGGAGCAGCGGTGAGATGAGGCGCCTCATTCTGGCCAGGAAGTACACACCTGGATCAG ACACGCCCTCCTCCATTGGCTCCACCCCCTCCCGTTGTCATGCCAACAGGACGCCGGGGGCGGACACCCTGAGGATGAGGGCGGGGCTTTTTTGCGTCTTCCCGTATCTGGATGTTCGCTCGCTGCTGCTGGCGGCTGAGGTGTGCTGTGATTGGCGGTTTGTTGCTAGGCACCCGGCGGTCTGGACTCGCCTCCGACTGGAGAACGCTCGAGTGTCGGCCGAG ttCTTGCAGACTCTTTCTCAGTGGTGTACTCAAACTCAGATTGTCATCCTCAACAACCTGAAGCCGCGAAGCCGCCGGTCCGATGAGACGCGAGAGGATTACCACAAAAACACTCg GTCTGAAGGTGTGCTCTGCCTCAGAGGCAGCGTGGAGCCGGGCGTGGAGGCGCTGCTGCGGTCAGCAGGGGGCAGTCTGCTCCACCTCTCCGTCTCCCAGTGTCCCCACATCCTCACCGACAGGACGCTGTGGATGGCCAGCTGCTACTGCAGGAACCTGCAGACGCTCACATACAG GAGCTCCTCAGATCCGGTCGGTCAGGAGGTTCTGTGGGCTCTGGGCGCTGGCTGCAGGAACATCTGCAGCCTGCAGGTCGCGCCGGCGCATCCCAG cCAACAGCCGACTCGGTTCGGAAACCGGTGCTTGCAGACGATTGGTCGATGTTGGCCACACCTCCGTTGCCTCAGTGTGGGCGGAGCTGGCTGTAACACTCAGGGATTGGTTACTGTTG TGCGCAGCTGCACTCACCTGCAGGTGCTGGAGTTGGAGCGCATTCCCGACCTGAGCCTTCAGGTGGCGACAGAGCTCTGCAGAGCCGGACTGAAGAGTCTGCAGACGCTGATCCTGACCCACACGCCGGTCAGCGGCCAGGCCATCCTCCACTTCCACG GTGTGTGCAGCAACATCAGGTCCATCGTGGTGGACGTTTCTGTGTCCGACTACTTTGAGGAGCCAGATACTCAGGAAGCAAAGCACCTGTTTGGAGAGATTCTCAGTACCCTGAAG GTTCTTCAGACCCGACCCGGACTTTGTGACGCCCTTCAGGTCAAAGCTGAAGGATTCTCCTGA
- the LOC122820800 gene encoding F-box only protein 41-like isoform X3, whose translation MSSSSSSSSSPLPYFCPRCGDRNRFPSVVELRAHLVSRHTYETLLVLSQARGSGPALLPLPGPAATQSEASPLNMEAQGFPLPLACLDLASSSASVQLLRGIFGPPDRVRPGQEPCTALARPGSLVPGASGVLDFRLTVDIGLEERLGLGLDRKIARTFAEVEEKVNRRVGRLRAELQRKKAELERKRRERERLWREKKEVEEKAAYLSRQVSVAMEMMERLKTNLAEKERELSERHQEMADIELFLRRTAEKEAEAKSRLQVFIEALLERADRAERQLLLLSNNHVTHSRFEYGEPYSPSEVYSPEPGRAGRSLDGSTDDIITYKMQESLGNRRSYSVSSSYRLGEPTHNQYHYSGLSDQMRTLSLGSGGWDCEGGLVHFHPSHCAAHWTAPDREGFRRRERVWVGEEGWGRTWSKRNIRHHSTEEEEEEEEEEGLWSSGEMRRLILARKYTPGSDTPSSIGSTPSRCHANRTPGADTLRMRAGLFCVFPYLDVRSLLLAAEVCCDWRFVARHPAVWTRLRLENARVSAEFLQTLSQWCTQTQIVILNNLKPRSRRSDETREDYHKNTRSEGVLCLRGSVEPGVEALLRSAGGSLLHLSVSQCPHILTDRTLWMASCYCRNLQTLTYRSSSDPVGQEVLWALGAGCRNICSLQVAPAHPSQQPTRFGNRCLQTIGRCWPHLRCLSVGGAGCNTQGLVTVVRSCTHLQVLELERIPDLSLQVATELCRAGLKSLQTLILTHTPVSGQAILHFHGVCSNIRSIVVDVSVSDYFEEPDTQEAKHLFGEILSTLKVLQTRPGLCDALQVKAEGFS comes from the exons atgtcttcttcctcctcctcctcttcctcgccgcTGCCCTACTTCTGCCCCCGCTGCGGCGACCGGAACCGCTTCCCGTCTGTGGTTGAGCTCCGGGCTCACCTGGTCAGCAGACACACCTACGAGACCCTGCTGGTGCTGTCGCAG GCCCGGGGTTCTGGACCGGCTCTCCTGCCTCTTCCTGGACCAGCAGCGACCCAAAGCGAAGCGTCTCCTCTGAACATGGAGGCTCAGGGTTTCCCTCTGCCGCTGGCCTGCCTGGACCTCGCCTCCTCCTCGGCCTCCGTCCAGCTGCTCCGGGGAATCTTCGGCCCACCGGACCGGGTCCGGCCCGGGCAGGAGCCCTGCACCGCTCTGGCCCGGCCCGGCTCTCTGGTTCCGGGGGCTTCGGGCGTCCTGGACTTCAGGCTGACGGTGGACATCGGCCTGGAGGAGCGGCTGGGTTTGGGACTGGACCGGAAAATCGCCCGGACGTTTGcagaggtggaggagaaggTGAACCGGCGCGTCGGGCGGCTGAGGGCGGAGCTACAGAGGAAGAAGGCGGAGcttgagaggaagaggagagagagggagagactgtggagggagaagaaggaggtggaggagaaggCGGCGTACCTGTCCAGACAG GTGTCGGTCGCCATGGAGATGATGGAGCGTCTGAAGACGAACctggcagagaaagagagagagctgaGTGAGCGACACCA GGAGATGGCGGACATCGAGCTTTTTCTGAGACGGACGGCAGAAAAAGAAGCTGAGGCCAAATCCAGACTGCAG GTTTTCATCGAGGCGCTGCTGGAGCGAGCGGACCGGGCAGAAcgccagctgctgctgctcagcaaCAACCACGTCACTCACAGCAGGTTCGAATACGGCGAGCCGTACTCGCCCTCCGAGGTTTACTCACCTGAACCCGGACGGGCCGGACGCAGCCTGGACGGCAGCACCGATGACATCATCACCTACAAGATGCAGGAAAGCCTCGGCAACAGG AGGAGCTACAGCGTCTCCAGTTCCTACAGACTGGGAGAGCCGACACACAACCAGTATCATTACAG cgGCCTGAGTGACCAGATGCGGACTTTGTCTCTGGGCTCGGGGGGCTGGGACTGTGAGGGAGGACTGGTCCACTTCCACCCGTCTCACTGCGCTGCACACTGGACCGCACCGGACAGAGAGGGATTCAGGCGGAGGGAGAGAGTCTG GGTCGGTGAGGAAGGATGGGGAAGAACCTGGAGCAAAAGAAACATTCGACACCACAgcactgaggaagaggaggaggaggaagaggaggaaggccTGTGGAGCAGCGGTGAGATGAGGCGCCTCATTCTGGCCAGGAAGTACACACCTGGATCAG ACACGCCCTCCTCCATTGGCTCCACCCCCTCCCGTTGTCATGCCAACAGGACGCCGGGGGCGGACACCCTGAGGATGAGGGCGGGGCTTTTTTGCGTCTTCCCGTATCTGGATGTTCGCTCGCTGCTGCTGGCGGCTGAGGTGTGCTGTGATTGGCGGTTTGTTGCTAGGCACCCGGCGGTCTGGACTCGCCTCCGACTGGAGAACGCTCGAGTGTCGGCCGAG ttCTTGCAGACTCTTTCTCAGTGGTGTACTCAAACTCAGATTGTCATCCTCAACAACCTGAAGCCGCGAAGCCGCCGGTCCGATGAGACGCGAGAGGATTACCACAAAAACACTCg GTCTGAAGGTGTGCTCTGCCTCAGAGGCAGCGTGGAGCCGGGCGTGGAGGCGCTGCTGCGGTCAGCAGGGGGCAGTCTGCTCCACCTCTCCGTCTCCCAGTGTCCCCACATCCTCACCGACAGGACGCTGTGGATGGCCAGCTGCTACTGCAGGAACCTGCAGACGCTCACATACAG GAGCTCCTCAGATCCGGTCGGTCAGGAGGTTCTGTGGGCTCTGGGCGCTGGCTGCAGGAACATCTGCAGCCTGCAGGTCGCGCCGGCGCATCCCAG cCAACAGCCGACTCGGTTCGGAAACCGGTGCTTGCAGACGATTGGTCGATGTTGGCCACACCTCCGTTGCCTCAGTGTGGGCGGAGCTGGCTGTAACACTCAGGGATTGGTTACTGTTG TGCGCAGCTGCACTCACCTGCAGGTGCTGGAGTTGGAGCGCATTCCCGACCTGAGCCTTCAGGTGGCGACAGAGCTCTGCAGAGCCGGACTGAAGAGTCTGCAGACGCTGATCCTGACCCACACGCCGGTCAGCGGCCAGGCCATCCTCCACTTCCACG GTGTGTGCAGCAACATCAGGTCCATCGTGGTGGACGTTTCTGTGTCCGACTACTTTGAGGAGCCAGATACTCAGGAAGCAAAGCACCTGTTTGGAGAGATTCTCAGTACCCTGAAG GTTCTTCAGACCCGACCCGGACTTTGTGACGCCCTTCAGGTCAAAGCTGAAGGATTCTCCTGA
- the LOC122820800 gene encoding F-box only protein 41-like isoform X2, whose amino-acid sequence MVNESESLIIWRDVAVQPPGQTLLYSCSSMHADAALPARPSAWKPPRRRAVVPAGTHSGLRTPSILSDPSLINTSSSESLTQFSSGSRSRCSSVIMSSSSSSSSSPLPYFCPRCGDRNRFPSVVELRAHLVSRHTYETLLVLSQARGSGPALLPLPGPAATQSEASPLNMEAQGFPLPLACLDLASSSASVQLLRGIFGPPDRVRPGQEPCTALARPGSLVPGASGVLDFRLTVDIGLEERLGLGLDRKIARTFAEVEEKVNRRVGRLRAELQRKKAELERKRRERERLWREKKEVEEKAAYLSRQVSVAMEMMERLKTNLAEKERELSERHQEMADIELFLRRTAEKEAEAKSRLQVFIEALLERADRAERQLLLLSNNHVTHSRFEYGEPYSPSEVYSPEPGRAGRSLDGSTDDIITYKMQESLGNRRSYSVSSSYRLGEPTHNQYHYSGLSDQMRTLSLGSGGWDCEGGLVHFHPSHCAAHWTAPDREGFRRRERVWVGEEGWGRTWSKRNIRHHSTEEEEEEEEEEGLWSSGEMRRLILARKYTPGSDTPSSIGSTPSRCHANRTPGADTLRMRAGLFCVFPYLDVRSLLLAAEVCCDWRFVARHPAVWTRLRLENARVSAEFLQTLSQWCTQTQIVILNNLKPRSRRSDETREDYHKNTRGSVEPGVEALLRSAGGSLLHLSVSQCPHILTDRTLWMASCYCRNLQTLTYRSSSDPVGQEVLWALGAGCRNICSLQVAPAHPSQQPTRFGNRCLQTIGRCWPHLRCLSVGGAGCNTQGLVTVVRSCTHLQVLELERIPDLSLQVATELCRAGLKSLQTLILTHTPVSGQAILHFHGVCSNIRSIVVDVSVSDYFEEPDTQEAKHLFGEILSTLKVLQTRPGLCDALQVKAEGFS is encoded by the exons ATGGTGAATGAAAGTGAATCTCTGATTATCTGGAGGGATGTGGCGGTTCAGCCTCCGGGCCAGACGCTCCTTTATTCCTGCTCATCCATGCATGCTGACGCTGCTCTGCCCGCGCGGCCATCAGCGTGGAAGCCGCCGCGCCGCCGCGCCGTGGTCCCGGCAGGAACCCACTCGGGCCTCAGAACCCCCAGCATCCTCTCTGATCCGTCACTAATCAATACCAGCAGCTCGGAGAGCCTGACCCAGTTTTCCTCCGGCTCCAGGTCCCGCTGCTCCTCGGTGATCatgtcttcttcctcctcctcctcttcctcgccgcTGCCCTACTTCTGCCCCCGCTGCGGCGACCGGAACCGCTTCCCGTCTGTGGTTGAGCTCCGGGCTCACCTGGTCAGCAGACACACCTACGAGACCCTGCTGGTGCTGTCGCAG GCCCGGGGTTCTGGACCGGCTCTCCTGCCTCTTCCTGGACCAGCAGCGACCCAAAGCGAAGCGTCTCCTCTGAACATGGAGGCTCAGGGTTTCCCTCTGCCGCTGGCCTGCCTGGACCTCGCCTCCTCCTCGGCCTCCGTCCAGCTGCTCCGGGGAATCTTCGGCCCACCGGACCGGGTCCGGCCCGGGCAGGAGCCCTGCACCGCTCTGGCCCGGCCCGGCTCTCTGGTTCCGGGGGCTTCGGGCGTCCTGGACTTCAGGCTGACGGTGGACATCGGCCTGGAGGAGCGGCTGGGTTTGGGACTGGACCGGAAAATCGCCCGGACGTTTGcagaggtggaggagaaggTGAACCGGCGCGTCGGGCGGCTGAGGGCGGAGCTACAGAGGAAGAAGGCGGAGcttgagaggaagaggagagagagggagagactgtggagggagaagaaggaggtggaggagaaggCGGCGTACCTGTCCAGACAG GTGTCGGTCGCCATGGAGATGATGGAGCGTCTGAAGACGAACctggcagagaaagagagagagctgaGTGAGCGACACCA GGAGATGGCGGACATCGAGCTTTTTCTGAGACGGACGGCAGAAAAAGAAGCTGAGGCCAAATCCAGACTGCAG GTTTTCATCGAGGCGCTGCTGGAGCGAGCGGACCGGGCAGAAcgccagctgctgctgctcagcaaCAACCACGTCACTCACAGCAGGTTCGAATACGGCGAGCCGTACTCGCCCTCCGAGGTTTACTCACCTGAACCCGGACGGGCCGGACGCAGCCTGGACGGCAGCACCGATGACATCATCACCTACAAGATGCAGGAAAGCCTCGGCAACAGG AGGAGCTACAGCGTCTCCAGTTCCTACAGACTGGGAGAGCCGACACACAACCAGTATCATTACAG cgGCCTGAGTGACCAGATGCGGACTTTGTCTCTGGGCTCGGGGGGCTGGGACTGTGAGGGAGGACTGGTCCACTTCCACCCGTCTCACTGCGCTGCACACTGGACCGCACCGGACAGAGAGGGATTCAGGCGGAGGGAGAGAGTCTG GGTCGGTGAGGAAGGATGGGGAAGAACCTGGAGCAAAAGAAACATTCGACACCACAgcactgaggaagaggaggaggaggaagaggaggaaggccTGTGGAGCAGCGGTGAGATGAGGCGCCTCATTCTGGCCAGGAAGTACACACCTGGATCAG ACACGCCCTCCTCCATTGGCTCCACCCCCTCCCGTTGTCATGCCAACAGGACGCCGGGGGCGGACACCCTGAGGATGAGGGCGGGGCTTTTTTGCGTCTTCCCGTATCTGGATGTTCGCTCGCTGCTGCTGGCGGCTGAGGTGTGCTGTGATTGGCGGTTTGTTGCTAGGCACCCGGCGGTCTGGACTCGCCTCCGACTGGAGAACGCTCGAGTGTCGGCCGAG ttCTTGCAGACTCTTTCTCAGTGGTGTACTCAAACTCAGATTGTCATCCTCAACAACCTGAAGCCGCGAAGCCGCCGGTCCGATGAGACGCGAGAGGATTACCACAAAAACACTCg AGGCAGCGTGGAGCCGGGCGTGGAGGCGCTGCTGCGGTCAGCAGGGGGCAGTCTGCTCCACCTCTCCGTCTCCCAGTGTCCCCACATCCTCACCGACAGGACGCTGTGGATGGCCAGCTGCTACTGCAGGAACCTGCAGACGCTCACATACAG GAGCTCCTCAGATCCGGTCGGTCAGGAGGTTCTGTGGGCTCTGGGCGCTGGCTGCAGGAACATCTGCAGCCTGCAGGTCGCGCCGGCGCATCCCAG cCAACAGCCGACTCGGTTCGGAAACCGGTGCTTGCAGACGATTGGTCGATGTTGGCCACACCTCCGTTGCCTCAGTGTGGGCGGAGCTGGCTGTAACACTCAGGGATTGGTTACTGTTG TGCGCAGCTGCACTCACCTGCAGGTGCTGGAGTTGGAGCGCATTCCCGACCTGAGCCTTCAGGTGGCGACAGAGCTCTGCAGAGCCGGACTGAAGAGTCTGCAGACGCTGATCCTGACCCACACGCCGGTCAGCGGCCAGGCCATCCTCCACTTCCACG GTGTGTGCAGCAACATCAGGTCCATCGTGGTGGACGTTTCTGTGTCCGACTACTTTGAGGAGCCAGATACTCAGGAAGCAAAGCACCTGTTTGGAGAGATTCTCAGTACCCTGAAG GTTCTTCAGACCCGACCCGGACTTTGTGACGCCCTTCAGGTCAAAGCTGAAGGATTCTCCTGA